In one Ralstonia pickettii genomic region, the following are encoded:
- a CDS encoding GtrA family protein, with the protein MIEHNVGSNVDGVGTRMAFRRHFWAAVEQFARYVVIGGGATLAHYVVLFGLVQVGVSPWRASVAGSVIGATLNYFISRQAVFNSTRGHIGAMVRFGLVAFLALGCNATIMAVGLGIGLYYLIAQVFASSITAIFNFLVHRYWTFRDADAVAAPTEPQPIIVPARPTHNGP; encoded by the coding sequence ATGATCGAGCACAATGTCGGTTCCAACGTGGATGGGGTGGGCACGCGCATGGCGTTTCGGCGGCATTTCTGGGCGGCGGTGGAGCAGTTTGCTCGCTATGTCGTCATCGGCGGCGGTGCAACGCTGGCGCACTATGTGGTGCTGTTCGGGCTCGTGCAGGTGGGGGTCTCGCCGTGGCGGGCGTCGGTGGCGGGCAGCGTGATCGGTGCCACGCTCAACTACTTCATCAGCCGGCAGGCCGTCTTCAACAGCACACGTGGGCATATCGGCGCGATGGTGCGCTTTGGCCTGGTGGCCTTTCTCGCGTTGGGGTGCAATGCGACCATCATGGCCGTCGGCCTGGGGATCGGTTTGTATTACCTGATCGCGCAGGTGTTTGCCTCGTCCATCACGGCCATCTTCAACTTCCTGGTGCACCGGTACTGGACGTTTCGTGACGCCGATGCCGTCGCCGCGCCAACGGAGCCCCAACCGATCATCGTGCCGGCACGGCCCACGCACAACGGGCCCTGA
- a CDS encoding sensor domain-containing diguanylate cyclase, with amino-acid sequence MLEDDHLYKAAIEHSPIGIGLCAPEGRFLDVNRALCALTGHEAQALRKRDLFDLCHPDHTERTRHGIESLLTGQRDALSMETRLVRQDGTTVWVQTDVAVAHDHGNQHLVVQMQDVTARRLALESLRASEQRLAYVLDGAGLGTFDWSTRARHVSFNRRTADMLGYEPTDLSNDPDAWFAMVHPQDAALSARRIYRHMRGDADSFEIEQRMRARHGQWIWVAARGRVTERDARGMATRVSGTLLDVTKRRTALDQAHHLALHDPLTDLPNARLLRDRLFVAIQAARRARGQVAVVFIDLDRFKPVNDEYGHAVGDLVLKATAMRLRSGLRASDTVARLGGDEFVAVLTHCATRDDVTQTVERLIEQLQTPFRVEGHVLSLGVSAGVALYPTDGHDAQTLIRNADAAMYEVKRAGGNGLGFHASLNYERLMGMRSRDRDLDGEADAR; translated from the coding sequence ATGCTTGAGGACGACCACTTGTACAAGGCTGCGATCGAACATTCGCCGATAGGAATCGGCCTGTGCGCGCCGGAGGGTCGCTTCCTCGACGTGAACCGAGCGCTGTGCGCGCTGACCGGTCACGAAGCACAGGCGCTGCGCAAGCGCGATCTGTTCGACCTGTGCCACCCCGATCACACTGAGCGCACGCGACACGGCATCGAGTCGCTGCTCACCGGCCAGCGCGATGCGCTGTCGATGGAAACGCGCCTGGTCCGTCAAGACGGCACCACCGTGTGGGTGCAGACCGACGTGGCGGTGGCGCACGATCACGGCAACCAGCACCTCGTCGTGCAGATGCAGGACGTGACCGCGCGGCGCCTGGCGCTGGAATCGCTGCGCGCGTCGGAGCAACGGCTGGCCTATGTGCTGGACGGCGCCGGGCTGGGTACGTTCGACTGGTCCACGCGTGCACGGCATGTGTCGTTCAACCGCCGGACGGCCGACATGCTCGGCTACGAGCCGACCGATCTGTCCAACGATCCGGATGCGTGGTTCGCCATGGTGCATCCGCAGGACGCCGCATTGAGCGCGCGGCGCATCTATCGCCATATGCGCGGTGATGCCGACAGCTTTGAAATCGAGCAGCGCATGCGCGCGCGCCATGGCCAATGGATCTGGGTGGCTGCGCGCGGGCGCGTGACCGAGCGCGATGCCCGCGGCATGGCCACGCGTGTGAGCGGCACGCTGCTCGACGTGACAAAGCGGCGCACGGCGCTGGACCAGGCGCACCACCTTGCGTTGCATGATCCGCTGACGGACTTGCCCAACGCACGTTTGCTTCGCGATCGCCTGTTCGTCGCCATTCAGGCGGCGCGTCGCGCGCGCGGGCAGGTTGCCGTGGTGTTCATTGATCTCGATCGCTTCAAGCCCGTCAACGATGAGTATGGCCACGCGGTGGGAGATCTCGTCCTGAAGGCCACGGCGATGCGGTTGCGCAGCGGGCTGCGCGCTTCCGACACGGTGGCGCGCCTGGGCGGCGATGAATTTGTCGCCGTCCTCACGCATTGCGCCACGCGCGACGATGTGACGCAAACTGTGGAGCGTCTGATCGAACAATTGCAGACGCCCTTCCGTGTGGAAGGCCACGTGCTGTCGTTGGGCGTGAGTGCTGGCGTGGCGTTGTACCCGACCGACGGGCACGACGCGCAGACGCTCATCCGCAATGCCGACGCCGCGATGTATGAAGTCAAACGTGCCGGTGGCAACGGCCTGGGTTTCCATGCATCGCTCAACTACGAGCGGCTGATGGGCATGCGATCGCGCGATCGCGATCTCGACGGCGAAGCCGACGCCCGCTAG
- a CDS encoding acyloxyacyl hydrolase: MIRSALPRSAKLLAAALGAATLFAALPAQADPSVRAIYGKDNKHGIEKYGVDLDFDSGFHWGNPQGWFVNLDWEVALGQWRSTKGTNRQNITEFGVTPLFRLEKRGGSWVPFIEAGVGPRLLSHVSTSNEHYFSTAFQFSDMIGVGVAFGSKQQFQMGYRFEHLSNASIKRPNPGTDLNELYLRYTF, translated from the coding sequence ATGATCCGATCCGCGCTTCCCCGTTCCGCCAAGCTGCTGGCCGCCGCCCTGGGTGCCGCCACGCTGTTTGCTGCCCTGCCCGCTCAGGCCGACCCGTCCGTGCGCGCCATCTACGGCAAAGACAACAAGCACGGTATCGAGAAATACGGCGTCGACCTGGATTTCGACTCGGGCTTCCACTGGGGCAACCCGCAAGGCTGGTTCGTGAACCTGGATTGGGAAGTCGCGCTGGGCCAGTGGCGCTCGACCAAGGGCACCAACCGCCAAAACATCACCGAATTCGGCGTGACGCCGCTGTTCCGCCTTGAAAAGCGCGGCGGCTCGTGGGTACCGTTCATCGAGGCTGGTGTAGGCCCGCGCTTGCTGTCGCACGTCAGCACGTCCAACGAGCACTATTTCAGCACGGCCTTCCAGTTCTCCGACATGATCGGCGTGGGCGTGGCCTTTGGCAGCAAGCAGCAATTCCAGATGGGCTACCGCTTCGAACACCTGTCGAACGCGTCGATCAAGCGCCCGAACCCCGGCACCGATCTGAACGAGCTGTACTTGCGGTACACGTTCTAA
- a CDS encoding efflux transporter outer membrane subunit codes for MTRGTQALRTSLLALAACALISACAVGPDYKRPDAEVPQQYKEAGDWKVADPSDAIARGKWWEIFNDPQLNTLEEQVAAANQNILVAEAQYRQAQALVQSAQASFFPTLGASASATRSRSVRTSINPDGSLSTGNPSLLNSQNLSLNASWELDLWGRIRRTVESNQASAQASAGDLSSALLSAQAALAQNYFQLRVTDTQKAVLQRTVADYERFLKLTQNQYAVGVAQRSDVLTAQTQLKQSQALLLDTEVTRAQLEHAIAVLIGKPPAEFSLAPATAASAADLPALPAIPLQVPSAVLERRPDIAAAERRMAAANAQIGVAKAAYFPTLSLGASAGLAANTLSRLATLPSRVWSIGPTLAATLFDGGARAAAVDKAGAAYDASVATYRQTVLGAFQDVEDNLAALRWQTQEFGVQADAVKAAQEAAQLNLNRYRAGTVSFLEVITAQATAYSAERTLLTLQGKQYSAAVLLVKALGGGWHGEVPLVGKAALQPASAPAAQ; via the coding sequence ATGACAAGAGGCACTCAAGCCCTTCGCACCTCATTGCTCGCGCTGGCCGCGTGCGCGCTTATCTCGGCCTGCGCGGTCGGGCCCGATTACAAGCGCCCCGATGCCGAAGTGCCGCAGCAATACAAGGAAGCCGGCGACTGGAAAGTCGCCGACCCGAGCGACGCCATTGCCCGCGGCAAGTGGTGGGAGATCTTCAACGACCCGCAGCTGAACACGCTGGAAGAACAGGTGGCCGCCGCCAACCAGAACATCCTGGTGGCCGAGGCACAGTACCGCCAGGCCCAGGCGCTGGTGCAATCGGCGCAGGCTTCGTTCTTCCCGACGCTGGGTGCCAGCGCGTCGGCCACGCGCAGCCGGTCCGTACGTACCTCGATCAACCCGGATGGCAGCCTGTCAACCGGCAACCCGAGCCTGCTGAACTCGCAAAATCTGTCGCTCAACGCAAGCTGGGAGCTGGACCTGTGGGGCCGCATCCGCCGGACGGTCGAGTCGAACCAGGCCAGCGCGCAAGCCAGCGCAGGCGATCTATCGTCCGCCTTGCTGTCGGCGCAGGCGGCCCTTGCGCAGAATTATTTTCAATTGCGTGTCACGGATACCCAAAAGGCCGTCCTGCAGCGCACGGTTGCCGATTACGAGCGGTTTCTGAAGCTCACGCAAAACCAGTACGCCGTGGGCGTGGCGCAGCGCTCGGATGTGCTGACCGCGCAGACGCAGCTCAAGCAGTCGCAGGCGCTGCTGCTGGATACCGAAGTCACCCGAGCGCAGCTTGAGCACGCCATTGCCGTGCTGATCGGCAAACCGCCGGCGGAGTTCTCGCTGGCCCCAGCCACTGCTGCGAGCGCCGCCGACCTGCCGGCCCTGCCTGCCATTCCGCTGCAAGTGCCATCGGCCGTGTTGGAGCGCCGACCCGACATTGCCGCCGCCGAGCGCCGCATGGCCGCTGCCAACGCGCAGATCGGCGTGGCCAAGGCCGCATACTTCCCGACGCTTTCGCTGGGTGCCTCAGCCGGCCTGGCGGCCAACACGCTTTCGCGCCTGGCAACACTGCCTAGCCGCGTCTGGTCGATCGGCCCGACCCTGGCGGCGACGCTGTTTGATGGCGGTGCGCGTGCGGCCGCCGTCGACAAGGCCGGCGCTGCTTACGATGCATCGGTCGCAACGTACCGCCAGACCGTGCTCGGTGCATTCCAGGATGTCGAAGACAACCTCGCCGCGCTGCGCTGGCAAACGCAGGAATTTGGCGTACAGGCCGATGCCGTCAAGGCCGCGCAGGAAGCCGCGCAGCTCAACCTGAACCGTTATCGCGCAGGCACGGTGAGTTTCCTGGAAGTCATTACCGCACAAGCCACGGCCTACAGTGCCGAGCGCACGCTGCTCACACTGCAGGGCAAGCAGTATTCGGCAGCGGTGCTGCTGGTGAAGGCGCTGGGAGGTGGGTGGCACGGCGAAGTGCCGTTGGTCGGCAAGGCCGCACTGCAGCCGGCATCCGCGCCTGCCGCCCAATAA